One part of the Bacteroidia bacterium genome encodes these proteins:
- a CDS encoding DUF1080 domain-containing protein, with product MRSFILFGFLFASLNISAQNWTNLFNGKDFNGWKKLNGTAEYHIEGNEIVGVTKMKTPNTFLATEKMYGDFILELEYKVDPRMNSGIQIRSNSLPNYKDGRVHGYQVEIDPSERAWSCGLYDEGRRGWLYPLDMNPKARKAFRQNQWNHYRIEAIGNSIRTWINGVPATDLVDDMTAEGFIALQVHSIGKEEESGREIRWRNIHIQTENLVPSPWTSIPVVNLIPNNLSPQERAQGWELLFDGESIAKWRGAHKESFPSKGWHVENGELVVESQGGGESQGAGDIVTREEYDMFEFQVEFMLSEGANSGIKYFITEQYLTNQTGKASAIGLEFQILDDKKHPDAKMGTGGNRTVASLYDMIPAHEKKIVKKPGEWNHARLIVSGQRMEEWISGGNRSAREMFKGANVEHWLNYRKVLEYERGTQAFQAIVSRSKYNKWEGFGRWQSGHILLQEHGDEVHFRSIKIRRLSK from the coding sequence ATGAGATCCTTCATCTTGTTCGGTTTCCTCTTTGCCTCCCTCAACATTTCTGCGCAAAATTGGACCAATCTTTTCAATGGAAAAGACTTCAATGGCTGGAAAAAACTCAATGGTACCGCCGAGTATCATATCGAAGGCAATGAAATCGTCGGAGTGACGAAAATGAAAACCCCCAATACCTTCCTCGCTACAGAAAAAATGTATGGCGACTTTATTTTAGAACTGGAATACAAAGTAGACCCGCGCATGAATAGCGGTATCCAGATTCGAAGTAATAGCCTTCCAAACTATAAAGATGGGCGCGTACATGGATATCAAGTAGAGATCGATCCTTCTGAAAGGGCCTGGAGCTGTGGCCTCTATGATGAAGGTCGCAGAGGCTGGTTGTATCCCCTCGACATGAATCCTAAAGCACGCAAAGCCTTTAGACAAAATCAATGGAACCATTACCGCATAGAAGCTATAGGAAATTCTATCCGAACCTGGATAAATGGAGTTCCTGCAACTGATCTCGTAGATGATATGACCGCAGAAGGTTTTATCGCCCTACAAGTCCACAGCATAGGCAAAGAAGAGGAATCCGGAAGAGAAATTCGCTGGAGAAATATTCATATTCAAACGGAAAACCTGGTCCCCAGTCCCTGGACTTCTATCCCTGTAGTCAACCTTATTCCTAATAATCTTTCCCCACAAGAACGGGCACAAGGCTGGGAGCTTTTGTTTGACGGAGAAAGCATCGCCAAATGGAGAGGCGCTCATAAAGAAAGTTTCCCGAGCAAGGGCTGGCATGTGGAAAATGGGGAGCTGGTAGTTGAGTCTCAGGGAGGCGGAGAATCCCAGGGAGCCGGAGATATTGTTACCCGAGAGGAGTATGATATGTTTGAATTCCAGGTAGAATTTATGTTATCTGAAGGAGCAAACAGTGGAATCAAGTATTTCATAACAGAACAATACCTCACAAATCAGACAGGTAAAGCCTCAGCCATCGGACTTGAGTTCCAAATACTGGATGATAAAAAACATCCGGATGCCAAGATGGGAACCGGAGGAAATAGAACGGTTGCCTCTCTCTATGACATGATTCCTGCACACGAAAAAAAGATTGTCAAAAAACCGGGAGAGTGGAACCACGCACGCCTGATTGTTTCAGGTCAAAGAATGGAGGAATGGATCAGCGGAGGAAATCGTTCAGCCAGAGAAATGTTTAAAGGTGCTAATGTGGAACATTGGCTCAACTATAGAAAGGTCCTTGAATATGAGAGAGGTACACAAGCTTTTCAGGCGATTGTGTCAAGAAGTAAGTACAATAAATGGGAAGGATTTGGACGCTGGCAAAGTGGACATATATTACTTCAGGAGCATGGAGATGAAGTTCATTTCCGAAGCATAAAAATCCGTCGCCTGAGCAAATAA
- the dnaK gene encoding molecular chaperone DnaK, with amino-acid sequence MSKIIGIDLGTTNSCVAVMEGNEPEVITNSEGKRTTPSVVAFTKDGERVVGEQAKRQALANPIKTIRSIKRFMGRKFTESKKEISEMSYKVVSGRNDLAVAQIDDRTYTPQEISAMVLQKMKKTAEDKLGYEVKEAVITVPAYFNDAQRNATKEAGEIAGLTVKRIINEPTAAALAYGLDKQDKNVKVAVFDLGGGTFDISILELGDGVFEVLSTNGDTLLGGDNFDQIIINWLAEEFEKEHGQDLRKDPKALQRLKEAAETAKIELSSTNQAEINLPYLAMDADGPKHLERSLSRAKFEQLADKLFDRCLTPCREALKAAKLTVDDVDEVILVGGSTRIPKVQEIVKGFFKREPNKSVNPDEVVAIGAAIQGGVLSGDVKGVLLLDVTPLSLGIETMGGVFTKLIEANTTIPTQKSEVFSTAADNQTSVEIHILQGERPMAADNRTLGKFHLDGIPPAPRGIPQVEVSFDIDANGILNVSARDKATGKEQKIRIEASTGLSDAEIDRMKREAAENEEADQARKEEVDKLNTADALIFSTEKQLGELDEKLSDNHKTAIGDALKELKEAHGEKDFGRIDAATAALNAAWQAASTEMYQADQTAGADPSTAEQAAPEGEPEVTDVEYEEVDDAK; translated from the coding sequence ATGAGCAAAATTATAGGCATAGACTTAGGGACCACCAACTCCTGCGTTGCTGTCATGGAGGGGAACGAGCCCGAAGTAATTACCAATTCCGAAGGAAAGAGAACAACTCCGTCTGTTGTAGCATTTACAAAAGACGGTGAGCGGGTAGTTGGAGAGCAGGCCAAACGTCAGGCCCTGGCTAATCCTATAAAAACCATACGTTCGATCAAGCGTTTTATGGGACGCAAATTCACAGAGTCCAAAAAGGAAATCAGTGAAATGTCCTATAAAGTAGTTAGTGGAAGAAATGATTTGGCTGTAGCTCAGATCGACGATCGCACCTATACTCCTCAGGAGATTTCAGCTATGGTTCTTCAGAAAATGAAGAAAACTGCTGAAGACAAATTGGGATATGAGGTGAAAGAAGCAGTTATCACAGTACCTGCGTATTTCAATGATGCGCAGAGAAATGCCACCAAAGAAGCTGGTGAAATTGCCGGATTGACGGTAAAAAGAATCATCAACGAGCCTACAGCAGCAGCTTTGGCTTATGGTCTTGATAAGCAGGATAAAAACGTAAAAGTAGCAGTATTCGACCTCGGTGGGGGTACTTTCGATATCTCTATTCTCGAATTGGGAGATGGAGTATTTGAAGTTCTTTCAACCAATGGTGATACCCTACTTGGAGGTGATAACTTTGACCAGATTATTATCAACTGGCTGGCAGAAGAATTTGAGAAAGAGCACGGACAGGATTTGAGAAAAGATCCTAAAGCCCTGCAACGTCTGAAAGAAGCTGCTGAAACAGCAAAAATAGAACTTTCTTCTACCAACCAGGCGGAAATCAATCTTCCTTACCTGGCCATGGACGCTGACGGTCCCAAGCACCTTGAGCGAAGCCTCAGTCGTGCTAAATTCGAGCAGCTTGCTGACAAGCTTTTCGATCGCTGTCTGACTCCTTGTAGAGAAGCCCTCAAAGCAGCCAAACTGACTGTGGATGATGTGGATGAGGTAATCCTTGTGGGAGGTTCTACGCGTATTCCTAAAGTTCAGGAAATTGTTAAAGGCTTCTTCAAGCGCGAGCCTAATAAGAGTGTGAACCCTGACGAAGTAGTTGCGATTGGAGCGGCTATCCAGGGAGGTGTATTGAGTGGAGACGTAAAAGGAGTATTGCTCCTCGATGTAACGCCTCTTTCTCTGGGTATCGAAACAATGGGAGGTGTATTCACCAAACTGATCGAAGCCAATACCACCATTCCTACTCAGAAATCAGAAGTATTCTCAACAGCTGCTGATAATCAGACCTCTGTTGAAATTCATATCCTTCAAGGAGAAAGACCTATGGCTGCGGACAACCGTACCCTCGGTAAGTTTCACCTTGACGGCATTCCTCCTGCACCCAGAGGTATTCCTCAGGTAGAAGTATCTTTCGATATTGACGCCAATGGTATCCTCAATGTAAGTGCAAGAGATAAAGCTACAGGCAAAGAGCAGAAGATTCGTATCGAAGCTTCTACCGGTCTGAGCGATGCTGAGATTGATAGAATGAAGAGAGAAGCTGCTGAAAATGAAGAAGCAGATCAGGCAAGAAAAGAAGAAGTGGACAAGCTCAATACAGCAGATGCCCTGATCTTCAGTACAGAAAAGCAGTTGGGAGAGTTGGACGAAAAACTGTCTGACAATCACAAAACTGCTATCGGCGATGCGCTGAAAGAATTGAAAGAAGCGCATGGCGAAAAAGACTTTGGTCGTATCGACGCTGCTACAGCTGCTCTCAATGCAGCATGGCAAGCAGCTTCTACAGAAATGTACCAGGCTGATCAAACAGCAGGTGCTGATCCTTCAACTGCCGAGCAAGCAGCTCCAGAAGGAGAGCCAGAAGTAACAGACGTAGAGTACGAAGAAGTTGACGACGCGAAATAA
- a CDS encoding Hsp20/alpha crystallin family protein, with the protein MSEQQNDDTLKNFTDGLMDNLSSFGKKVGGFVEDVFNGEGFSESGEFTPRSDVYFTTDQYIVEVELPGVKKEETNLHIHEGVLTVKGIKRMHDDAENFTYTKRERRFGSFLINFTLPLDVEMENIKAKYEAGILTIRLPWAGGKKKNEKDIEIN; encoded by the coding sequence ATGTCAGAACAACAGAACGACGATACGCTGAAAAACTTCACCGATGGACTCATGGACAACTTAAGTTCATTTGGGAAAAAGGTAGGAGGATTTGTAGAAGATGTATTCAATGGAGAAGGCTTTAGCGAATCCGGAGAATTCACTCCTCGTTCAGATGTGTATTTCACAACTGATCAATATATAGTGGAAGTCGAACTTCCTGGTGTGAAAAAGGAAGAAACCAATCTTCATATTCACGAAGGAGTTCTGACAGTAAAGGGCATCAAACGTATGCACGATGATGCAGAAAACTTTACCTATACAAAAAGAGAAAGAAGATTCGGTTCTTTTCTCATCAATTTCACTTTGCCTCTGGATGTAGAGATGGAAAATATAAAAGCAAAGTATGAAGCCGGGATTTTGACAATCAGACTTCCCTGGGCAGGTGGAAAAAAGAAGAACGAAAAAGATATAGAAATTAACTAA
- a CDS encoding SDR family oxidoreductase — MEIKNSVMWITGASSGIGEALVYESLKQGAQKIIISARRLKELERVKAACGKDADKIEISTLDLSQTEKVQELADFWVEKLGRIDILVNNGGISQRSKAADTSLEVDRRIMEVNYFGQIALTKAVLPHMIRQAGGHIVAVSSVSGKFGFHLRSAYAASKHALHGFFESVYLEYYKEKVRTTLVNPGRVHTQISVNSLTGDGSKHGEMDPGQAKGMPADVCARHILKAVRKEKPEINLVWPDVFLVYLKRYVPFLFRKMALKVSPK, encoded by the coding sequence ATGGAAATCAAAAACAGCGTCATGTGGATCACAGGGGCCTCTTCCGGAATAGGGGAAGCGCTGGTCTATGAATCACTTAAGCAAGGCGCTCAAAAGATCATTATTTCTGCCCGAAGGTTGAAAGAACTGGAACGGGTCAAAGCTGCTTGCGGAAAAGATGCAGATAAAATTGAAATATCTACCCTTGATTTGAGCCAAACAGAAAAGGTCCAGGAATTGGCCGATTTCTGGGTGGAAAAATTGGGCCGAATCGATATTCTGGTGAATAATGGAGGCATCAGCCAACGTTCGAAAGCTGCAGATACCAGCCTGGAAGTAGATCGCAGGATCATGGAAGTAAACTATTTTGGACAAATCGCCCTGACAAAGGCAGTTTTACCTCACATGATCAGGCAGGCTGGGGGACATATCGTAGCGGTGAGCAGTGTGAGTGGGAAATTTGGCTTTCATTTAAGATCAGCCTATGCGGCTTCCAAGCATGCTTTGCATGGTTTCTTTGAATCTGTTTATCTCGAATACTATAAGGAAAAAGTACGGACTACTTTGGTAAATCCCGGACGCGTGCATACCCAGATTTCTGTGAACTCTCTAACAGGAGACGGATCAAAACATGGCGAAATGGATCCCGGACAGGCCAAAGGCATGCCTGCAGATGTCTGTGCTCGTCATATTCTGAAAGCAGTTCGGAAAGAAAAGCCAGAGATCAACCTGGTTTGGCCGGATGTTTTTCTGGTCTATTTGAAAAGGTATGTGCCTTTCTTGTTTCGGAAAATGGCCTTGAAGGTGAGTCCGAAATAG
- a CDS encoding outer membrane beta-barrel protein has protein sequence MKTIALLFLILSPIPNFAQRNSYPAYLGINTGLNIARLSHKKFDFLYLPYDDPNIHINQRESPFISFFLEIPGFRNRSGLIELGYFFNGSTTLDTSYRVGYINHRTYQEIKFNYIHLPLYTKQYFSRYRSGLFINYGFGFSFFQSGRIWREELLDTGNPGGISIREQQLPASHIIQNRFDIYLLLGLGWQQDLWEGKLQVEFRYMLGLLDISNRAEYAILNRNSLFTLGYKLPLENLGEIFRKED, from the coding sequence ATGAAAACCATTGCTCTACTATTCCTTATTCTGAGTCCTATCCCGAATTTCGCCCAAAGAAATAGCTATCCTGCCTACCTGGGAATAAATACCGGGCTCAATATTGCCCGATTATCTCACAAAAAATTCGATTTCCTTTACTTACCCTATGATGATCCGAATATCCACATCAATCAAAGGGAAAGTCCCTTTATCAGTTTTTTTCTAGAAATCCCTGGCTTCAGAAATAGATCAGGATTGATAGAATTAGGCTATTTCTTCAATGGATCTACTACCCTGGATACCTCTTATAGGGTTGGATATATAAATCATAGAACCTATCAGGAAATAAAATTCAACTATATCCATCTTCCGCTTTATACCAAACAATACTTTAGTCGGTACCGATCGGGCTTATTCATAAATTACGGTTTTGGATTTTCATTTTTTCAGTCTGGCAGGATATGGCGAGAAGAATTGCTGGATACAGGGAATCCAGGTGGGATTAGCATCAGAGAACAGCAACTTCCAGCATCACACATAATTCAAAACCGATTTGATATCTATCTGCTATTGGGATTAGGTTGGCAGCAAGATCTTTGGGAAGGTAAATTGCAGGTAGAATTCAGATACATGCTGGGTCTTCTAGATATCTCAAACAGAGCCGAATACGCCATCCTTAACAGAAATAGCCTATTTACTTTAGGATATAAGCTTCCCCTTGAAAATTTGGGGGAGATTTTTCGGAAGGAGGATTAA
- a CDS encoding VOC family protein, with the protein MKPVISGIQQIGIGIPDVHAAFKWYRENLGMDIPIFEEAAEANLMLPYTGGKPHERHAILAINIQGGGGFEIWQYTSRTPEAPKFEPRLGDFGIYAARIKSRNVNKAYEVMKAKGENLQGEVQTGPDGKPHFFVKDPYGNLFQIVEGKDFFGESDSSTGGPAGAIIAVSDMDKSMEFYRDILGYDKVLYDESGNFEDLKQIPGGEGEFRRVLLTHNQAREGGFSRMFGSSQLELFQLKGGSPKKIFENRFWGDLGYIHLCFDIRGMEELRKLCAEKGHPFTVDSQAAMGTSFDMGEAAGLFSYIEDPDGTLIEFVETHKVPIMKKFNWYINMLKRDARKPLPNWMLKALRFNRVK; encoded by the coding sequence ATGAAACCCGTAATCAGTGGTATACAACAAATAGGCATCGGAATTCCCGATGTGCATGCTGCCTTTAAATGGTATAGAGAAAATTTGGGTATGGATATCCCGATCTTTGAAGAAGCCGCAGAAGCAAATTTGATGCTTCCTTATACAGGAGGAAAGCCTCATGAGCGTCATGCAATCCTGGCCATAAATATCCAGGGAGGCGGTGGCTTTGAGATTTGGCAATATACCAGTAGGACTCCCGAGGCTCCAAAATTTGAACCCAGGTTGGGAGATTTTGGAATTTATGCTGCGAGGATCAAATCCCGCAATGTTAATAAAGCCTATGAAGTAATGAAGGCCAAAGGGGAGAATTTGCAGGGAGAAGTGCAAACCGGACCTGATGGCAAACCACATTTCTTTGTAAAGGACCCGTATGGAAACCTGTTTCAGATTGTAGAGGGAAAAGATTTCTTTGGGGAGTCGGATTCTTCAACAGGTGGACCTGCCGGAGCCATCATTGCGGTTTCCGATATGGATAAAAGTATGGAATTCTACCGGGATATACTCGGCTATGATAAAGTGCTCTATGATGAGAGTGGGAACTTTGAGGATTTGAAGCAAATCCCGGGAGGAGAAGGGGAATTCAGACGAGTTTTGCTTACCCATAACCAGGCCCGAGAAGGAGGATTCAGTCGGATGTTTGGCAGCAGCCAATTAGAACTTTTCCAATTGAAAGGAGGAAGCCCTAAGAAAATCTTCGAAAATCGTTTTTGGGGAGACCTCGGCTATATTCATCTTTGCTTTGATATCAGAGGCATGGAGGAACTCCGAAAGCTTTGTGCAGAAAAAGGCCACCCTTTTACCGTAGATAGTCAAGCGGCTATGGGAACCTCTTTTGATATGGGCGAAGCAGCAGGTCTTTTCTCCTATATCGAAGACCCGGATGGCACCCTGATTGAATTTGTAGAAACCCACAAAGTGCCGATCATGAAGAAATTCAATTGGTATATCAATATGCTCAAAAGAGATGCCCGCAAACCGCTACCTAACTGGATGTTGAAGGCTTTGAGGTTTAATAGGGTAAAATAA
- a CDS encoding bile acid:sodium symporter family protein: protein MCNELDIVRLNFSEQGLMILDMTLFFIMYGVALNLKIDDFKAVVKRPRSPIVGLISQFLLLPLLTLALVLILKPCASIALGMFMVAACPGGNISNFMALLAKGNVALSVSLSAISTLLSIVMTPLNFVFWSGFYQPAADILQEIAMDPVSIFLKILIILAVPLALGMWTAQKFPEFTARAIKPVRWASIVIFGGYVVAALSINFQFFLDYVPLIVGYVFLHNLIALSSGYFFAWINKLPLADRRSISIETGIQNSGIALVLIFGPIFDGLGGMALIAALWGIWHILAGLSLAGIWSRLSVSPAKTNTVEDYA, encoded by the coding sequence ATGTGCAATGAACTTGACATAGTACGACTGAACTTTTCAGAGCAGGGCCTGATGATCCTGGATATGACGCTCTTTTTCATTATGTATGGAGTGGCACTGAATCTGAAAATCGATGATTTTAAAGCAGTAGTGAAGCGGCCGAGATCCCCGATTGTTGGGCTGATCTCTCAATTTCTCCTTTTGCCTTTGTTGACACTCGCACTTGTCCTGATCCTGAAGCCTTGTGCAAGCATTGCTTTGGGTATGTTTATGGTCGCAGCATGTCCGGGGGGAAATATTTCCAATTTCATGGCATTATTGGCGAAAGGGAATGTGGCTCTATCCGTGAGTCTTTCTGCTATCTCCACCCTGTTGTCCATTGTAATGACTCCCCTGAACTTTGTGTTCTGGTCAGGTTTTTATCAACCTGCTGCCGATATTTTACAGGAGATTGCCATGGATCCCGTTTCCATTTTCCTCAAAATCCTGATCATTTTAGCTGTTCCGCTGGCACTGGGTATGTGGACGGCACAGAAGTTTCCGGAATTTACGGCTCGGGCAATCAAGCCTGTTAGATGGGCCTCTATCGTTATATTTGGCGGCTATGTTGTAGCTGCCCTTTCTATCAATTTTCAGTTTTTCCTTGACTATGTCCCACTTATAGTTGGCTATGTTTTTCTGCACAACCTCATAGCGCTTTCCAGCGGATATTTTTTCGCCTGGATCAATAAACTTCCACTTGCGGATCGTCGAAGTATTTCCATAGAAACCGGAATCCAAAATTCCGGGATTGCCCTGGTCCTCATTTTTGGGCCTATTTTTGACGGTTTGGGAGGGATGGCTTTGATAGCAGCACTTTGGGGAATTTGGCACATACTGGCAGGCTTGAGTCTGGCAGGGATATGGTCTAGACTTTCCGTTTCACCCGCTAAAACAAACACAGTAGAAGATTATGCATAA
- a CDS encoding 1-acyl-sn-glycerol-3-phosphate acyltransferase, whose amino-acid sequence MHKQIAREGFRRNYAVVKGYNNFILRQFYSRFEVEDYDKNMVPGAPIIMAGNHQNALIDALNMVGSTRINRQPTFITRSDVFGHALTGALYSLKLLPIYRERDNMPIEERIRKNGEIFDITVHRLSLKECVLIFPEGNHNRKLRIRNLQKGFARMAFKAEEENNFELGTLIVPMGLNYRDHLKFHSDMLVIYGDPIPVADYIEQYKESPGKALIAIRNDLRAAMRKIVWDIQNDEYYDLIRDFTRIAAPELAKKEHGPKFRLLDQFHKGKDIIAALERKAKEEDSTLPELKAQMEEYQASLKEFKIRDHTVLNGPYSFGNRLMHSLGLLLSSPLYLIGLIFNYIPYKLAEQLAIKNFKDDHFHTSIMMVSSMLIYPLIYLIQTGLVWGISGDWRIALAALLGMPFAGKFAIYFSEQVKKCWSKIKFTSLYKKGNKQALKIKDLRKNFSKIAESMTTKREKVTT is encoded by the coding sequence ATGCATAAACAGATTGCAAGAGAAGGATTTAGACGAAATTATGCAGTAGTTAAAGGATACAATAATTTTATTCTTCGTCAGTTTTACAGCAGATTTGAAGTAGAGGACTATGATAAAAATATGGTGCCAGGAGCCCCGATTATCATGGCCGGAAACCACCAGAATGCCCTGATCGATGCCCTCAATATGGTAGGCTCAACCCGGATCAATCGGCAGCCTACTTTTATTACTCGTTCAGATGTTTTCGGGCATGCACTTACAGGAGCTCTTTATTCCCTGAAACTCCTGCCTATCTATCGGGAACGAGATAATATGCCGATAGAAGAGAGAATCAGAAAGAATGGAGAAATATTCGATATAACAGTACATAGACTTTCTTTGAAGGAGTGTGTACTCATTTTCCCCGAAGGAAACCACAACCGCAAACTCCGCATAAGGAACCTTCAGAAAGGCTTTGCTCGCATGGCCTTTAAAGCAGAAGAAGAAAATAACTTTGAATTGGGTACCCTGATTGTGCCGATGGGCCTTAATTACAGGGATCATTTGAAATTCCATAGTGATATGCTGGTCATTTATGGAGATCCAATTCCTGTAGCTGATTATATAGAGCAGTATAAAGAAAGTCCGGGCAAAGCATTGATTGCGATTCGAAATGATTTGCGTGCCGCTATGCGCAAGATTGTTTGGGACATCCAGAATGATGAATACTATGATTTGATTAGAGACTTTACTCGCATTGCTGCTCCTGAATTGGCAAAAAAGGAGCATGGTCCAAAGTTTCGCCTCTTAGACCAATTTCATAAAGGCAAGGACATCATTGCTGCTTTGGAAAGAAAAGCCAAAGAAGAAGATTCAACACTGCCAGAACTAAAGGCTCAGATGGAAGAATACCAGGCGAGTCTAAAAGAATTTAAAATCAGAGATCATACAGTCCTGAATGGACCTTATTCCTTCGGCAATCGACTTATGCATAGCCTGGGGCTTCTCCTGAGTTCCCCGCTCTATCTGATTGGATTGATCTTCAATTATATTCCATATAAACTGGCCGAACAGCTTGCCATCAAAAATTTTAAAGATGACCATTTTCATACCTCTATCATGATGGTTTCCAGCATGCTGATTTATCCATTGATATACCTGATCCAGACAGGCCTTGTCTGGGGGATCAGTGGAGATTGGCGAATTGCCCTGGCCGCCCTCCTCGGAATGCCCTTCGCTGGTAAGTTCGCAATCTATTTTTCTGAGCAGGTGAAAAAGTGCTGGTCGAAAATAAAATTTACTTCTCTTTACAAAAAAGGCAACAAACAAGCCCTCAAAATCAAGGACTTACGGAAAAACTTCTCTAAAATTGCGGAATCGATGACGACAAAACGTGAAAAAGTCACAACCTGA
- a CDS encoding DUF5684 domain-containing protein, giving the protein MMGIPLAGLFAVLFLVLFHVCLAKIFEKAGEGGWKAFVPLYNMYTYAKVAGYQGASIVLLLVPFLNIFYYIATNVKLAKRFNYPGIFGFFLALSPGLFLPFVAFGDNTYQPVEKKSNSVAEKQPLHEKNSTSNIFVDENGDHVERIRLEDW; this is encoded by the coding sequence ATGATGGGCATTCCGTTAGCGGGACTTTTCGCGGTGTTATTCCTTGTCTTGTTCCATGTATGTTTAGCGAAGATTTTTGAGAAAGCCGGAGAGGGTGGATGGAAAGCCTTTGTGCCGCTTTACAATATGTATACCTATGCTAAAGTAGCAGGTTATCAGGGCGCATCTATCGTTTTACTATTGGTGCCTTTCCTAAACATCTTTTATTATATCGCTACCAACGTAAAATTGGCTAAGCGTTTCAACTATCCAGGGATCTTTGGATTCTTCCTCGCACTATCTCCTGGACTCTTTTTGCCATTCGTTGCTTTTGGCGATAATACCTATCAGCCTGTCGAGAAAAAATCAAATTCTGTGGCTGAAAAGCAACCTTTACACGAAAAAAACAGTACTTCCAATATATTCGTTGATGAAAATGGAGACCATGTCGAGCGCATCCGCCTCGAAGATTGGTAG
- a CDS encoding GIY-YIG nuclease family protein: MIHDYAYVYLLGNFNRNVLYTGVTTDLKQRITDHKNGIGSSFTQKYNIHILLWYQSFERIEDAITREKQIKRWRREWKEKLIRDFNPDFKDLYFDMLEL; encoded by the coding sequence ATGATCCATGACTACGCATATGTCTACCTATTAGGCAATTTCAATCGGAATGTCCTGTATACTGGAGTTACTACAGATTTAAAACAACGAATCACAGATCACAAAAATGGGATAGGCTCCTCTTTTACTCAAAAGTATAATATTCACATTCTACTTTGGTACCAAAGTTTCGAAAGAATCGAAGACGCAATTACCCGGGAGAAACAAATAAAACGCTGGAGGCGTGAATGGAAAGAGAAACTTATCCGCGACTTTAATCCGGATTTTAAAGATTTGTATTTTGATATGTTGGAGCTTTAA
- a CDS encoding OmpA family protein: MRYLSLLLFLFSTAYGQIAADCQEAIYLKLSRDSTSFLIPEAPQGFGKQQEISAPSKDPHFFRKEHHTAWYKFRSPFSGILSLEITPFDKKNDYDFLLFQDTTGNFCEDLAEKRILPLRSVISRNDPSIDSKTGLSAYSGELHIREGPGSSYGESIQVKKGGRYYLVLDNVYGGGKGHQIDFHYYYPAKLFGNIAEMGSGKILEGEVAIIDAESGNKIDSVKVLPVDKGKFRLNPPLEYGKTYKVQIESPDYFKTEIPFKRSKTPLKITLLPQKRNVNIVFKDINFYGNSDRFLPRATEPLQELLKVMRSHPSLVIQVDGHVNGAGSVRTFDENELKRHQDLSDRRAKAVRVFLVNEGISNERIETKGYGARRMLFPQTIDDIEMMKNRRVEIKILDF, translated from the coding sequence ATGCGCTACCTCAGCTTGCTCCTTTTCCTTTTTTCAACAGCCTATGGCCAAATCGCTGCGGACTGCCAGGAGGCAATCTATCTCAAACTCAGCCGGGATAGCACTTCCTTTCTGATACCCGAGGCCCCTCAGGGTTTTGGAAAACAACAGGAAATCTCTGCCCCTTCCAAAGACCCCCATTTCTTTCGGAAAGAACATCATACGGCCTGGTACAAATTTCGCTCGCCCTTTAGCGGGATTTTAAGTTTGGAAATCACTCCTTTCGACAAAAAGAATGATTATGACTTTCTACTCTTTCAGGATACTACGGGAAATTTTTGTGAGGATTTAGCAGAAAAAAGAATACTCCCCCTGCGCAGCGTGATCTCCCGTAATGATCCCAGCATAGATAGCAAAACCGGATTGTCTGCTTATTCAGGAGAACTTCACATCAGGGAGGGGCCGGGAAGTTCTTATGGAGAGAGTATCCAGGTGAAAAAAGGAGGACGTTATTATCTGGTATTGGATAATGTGTATGGTGGGGGAAAAGGGCATCAAATAGATTTTCACTATTACTATCCCGCCAAACTATTTGGGAATATAGCGGAAATGGGATCGGGTAAAATTTTGGAAGGAGAAGTTGCCATTATTGATGCAGAAAGTGGGAATAAGATTGATTCGGTGAAAGTACTTCCTGTCGACAAGGGGAAATTTCGACTGAATCCTCCCCTTGAATATGGGAAAACCTATAAGGTGCAGATCGAAAGTCCGGACTACTTTAAAACGGAAATCCCCTTTAAGCGAAGTAAAACTCCCCTGAAAATCACTTTGCTCCCCCAAAAGCGAAACGTAAATATCGTTTTCAAAGACATCAACTTCTACGGCAATTCTGATCGCTTCCTCCCCAGAGCAACTGAGCCCTTGCAGGAGCTGCTCAAAGTGATGCGTTCCCATCCCAGCCTGGTCATCCAGGTAGATGGGCATGTGAATGGTGCAGGTTCTGTTCGGACTTTTGATGAAAATGAATTGAAGCGGCATCAGGATTTATCTGATCGCAGAGCGAAGGCAGTAAGGGTATTTCTCGTCAATGAAGGGATCAGCAATGAACGGATTGAAACCAAAGGCTATGGAGCTCGGAGAATGCTTTTTCCCCAGACTATTGACGATATAGAAATGATGAAAAATCGAAGGGTAGAAATAAAGATTCTGGATTTCTGA